The Chloroflexi bacterium ADurb.Bin180 genomic sequence ATGCGAGCCGATAAAGCCGTTGCCGCCTGTGACCAGGACTCGGTTCATGGTTGCCCCTTCTTGCCTGCCTCGGCAATCACCAGTGAGTAGTACTGCTCCAGCCGCTGAATGTACGCTTTGAAACTCCATTGCCGGTGAGCCCTGGCAGAGGCGGCCTGCCCAAGCTCGTTGCGCCTGTCCGGGTCGCTGGCCAGAAGCTGTATGGCCCCGGCCAGGGTTGTGGCATCGTTTGGAGGAACCAGAATTCCCTCGACTCCATCGATGAGTGCCTCCGGAGTGCCGCCGGTGCGGGTGGCAATCACCGCGGCCCCGCTGGCCATAGCGGCGACCAGGGTGATGGAGAAAGGCTCGTCCCAGGTGGAAGGAAAGACAAAAAGGTCCGCGTTTCTCAACCGTTCGGCGAGGCCGCTCAAAGGCACAAAGCCATCCAGGAGGGTTCTGTCCTCGATGCCTTGCTCGCGAATCCTAGCTTTGAGAAAGGTCTTGAAGGCCTCACTGCCCTCGCCCACGATGCGCAGGGATAGATCCAGACCCGTCACCTGTCGGCGGAGCAGACCCAGTGCCTCGACCAGCACCTGCGGTCCCTTGCCTTCCCAGAGCTGGCCGGCGAAAACCACCTGGAGGTTGTTGTCACCACTGTGAGGTCCGGCGCGCGGGGGATAGAGGGAGGTATCAATGCCGAGATAGCCCACGTCAATGTGCG encodes the following:
- a CDS encoding Glycogen synthase — protein: MRIAWLISLYPPYIVGGNEMLARDIILALRQRGHDVHVLTAHGAELNGLDGVHQVSNYDLADKDAIFLGGRAFTARDILKHHVFDRASYVAAQKTLRELKPDLIVVDNQYMASAAGLLAARGAGCPVVAQAADKWLRYLLWDLGLLIKPSQSWQRAVVSTYSHLAQPLLRRWGSPDRILTISEFIKDQYVEAGFPETHIDVGYLGIDTSLYPPRAGPHSGDNNLQVVFAGQLWEGKGPQVLVEALGLLRRQVTGLDLSLRIVGEGSEAFKTFLKARIREQGIEDRTLLDGFVPLSGLAERLRNADLFVFPSTWDEPFSITLVAAMASGAAVIATRTGGTPEALIDGVEGILVPPNDATTLAGAIQLLASDPDRRNELGQAASARAHRQWSFKAYIQRLEQYYSLVIAEAGKKGQP